One Pseudonocardia sediminis DNA window includes the following coding sequences:
- a CDS encoding nicotinate phosphoribosyltransferase — protein MNGPPTAPGSGTALLTDRYELTMVAAALADGTADRHCVFELFARRLPDGRRYGVVAGTGRLLEALDAFRFGPADLELLAHVVDPATLDWLRDYRFTGDVDGYPEGELYFPGSPILTVTGTFADAVILETLALSIYNHDCAIASAAARMVSAAAGRPMIEMGSRRTHEEAAVAAARAAYLAGFSATSNLAAGQRHGIPTAGTAAHAWILLHDDEISAFRSQVASMGTGTTLLVDTIDIRQGIENAIAAAGTDLFAIRIDSGDLGELARQAREQLDGLGATGTKIVLSGDLDEYALASLRAEPVDSYGVGTSVVTGSGAPTGGMVYKLVEVDGRPVAKRSASKESKGGRKSALRRYKPTGTAVEEVVFLAEHPLPAGPHDAVLPVPMVRGGKVVPEAVDLEGARERLRAALVSVPWEGLKLSRGEPAIPTTFHLEVSR, from the coding sequence ATGAACGGGCCTCCCACGGCGCCGGGTAGCGGAACGGCGCTGCTCACCGACCGGTACGAGCTCACGATGGTCGCCGCGGCGCTGGCCGACGGCACCGCCGACCGCCACTGCGTGTTCGAGCTGTTCGCGCGCCGCCTCCCCGACGGGCGGCGCTACGGCGTCGTCGCCGGCACCGGGCGGCTGCTCGAGGCGCTCGACGCGTTCCGCTTCGGCCCCGCCGACCTGGAGCTGCTCGCCCACGTGGTCGACCCGGCGACGCTGGACTGGCTGCGCGACTACCGCTTCACCGGCGACGTCGACGGCTACCCGGAGGGCGAGCTCTACTTCCCCGGCTCGCCGATCCTCACCGTCACCGGGACGTTCGCCGACGCGGTGATCCTGGAGACGCTCGCGCTGTCGATCTACAACCACGACTGCGCGATCGCCTCGGCCGCGGCCCGGATGGTCAGCGCCGCCGCCGGCCGTCCGATGATCGAGATGGGGTCGCGGCGCACGCACGAGGAGGCCGCCGTCGCCGCGGCGCGGGCGGCCTACCTGGCCGGCTTCTCCGCCACGTCGAACCTCGCGGCCGGGCAGCGCCACGGCATCCCCACCGCGGGCACCGCCGCGCACGCCTGGATCCTGCTGCACGACGATGAGATCTCCGCGTTCCGCAGCCAGGTCGCCTCGATGGGCACCGGCACCACGCTGCTGGTGGACACGATCGACATCCGGCAGGGCATCGAGAACGCGATCGCCGCCGCCGGCACCGACCTGTTCGCGATCCGGATCGACTCCGGCGACCTGGGCGAGCTCGCCCGCCAGGCCCGCGAGCAGCTCGACGGCCTGGGCGCGACCGGTACGAAGATCGTGCTCTCCGGTGACCTCGACGAGTACGCGCTGGCCTCGCTGCGCGCCGAGCCGGTCGACTCCTACGGCGTCGGCACCTCGGTCGTCACCGGCTCCGGCGCCCCCACCGGCGGGATGGTCTACAAGCTCGTCGAGGTCGACGGGCGCCCGGTCGCCAAGCGCAGCGCGTCCAAGGAGTCCAAGGGCGGCCGGAAGTCGGCGCTGCGCCGCTACAAGCCGACCGGAACCGCCGTCGAGGAGGTCGTGTTCCTGGCCGAGCACCCGCTCCCGGCCGGGCCGCACGACGCCGTCCTGCCGGTGCCGATGGTGCGCGGCGGCAAGGTCGTGCCCGAGGCCGTCGACCTGGAGGGTGCCCGCGAGCGCCTGCGCGCGGCCCTGGTGTCGGTGCCGTGGGAGGGGCTCAAGCTCTCCCGCGGCGAGCCGGCCATCCCGACGACGTTCCATCTGGAGGTGTCGAGATGA
- the clpS gene encoding ATP-dependent Clp protease adapter ClpS, producing the protein MSAPSPSPTEQVDPAVDEASASDTPWQAIVWNDPVNLMSYVTYVLQKLFAYPEPKATALMLDVHHKGRAAVSSGDKEKVEGDVAKLHAAGLWATMQRS; encoded by the coding sequence ATGTCCGCGCCGTCACCGTCGCCCACCGAGCAGGTGGACCCGGCCGTCGACGAAGCCTCCGCCTCGGACACGCCGTGGCAGGCCATCGTCTGGAACGACCCGGTCAACCTGATGTCGTACGTGACCTACGTGCTGCAGAAGCTGTTCGCCTATCCCGAGCCGAAGGCGACCGCGCTGATGCTCGACGTGCACCACAAGGGTCGTGCGGCGGTCTCCTCCGGGGACAAGGAGAAGGTCGAGGGCGACGTGGCGAAGCTGCACGCGGCGGGCCTGTGGGCCACGATGCAGCGCTCGTGA
- a CDS encoding DUF2017 domain-containing protein produces MNSWKRTGRGDRLRIVSGFSGEEAGVLRGLFTEIRQMLGNRAAQAPEDELAALTGIRTGPTSRPTDRVLARLLPDFTSEDSDLAGGLRSLHEPELIEAKDAAAKLVLDTLPEAGGRVELDLDQVDSWLAALNDVRLALGTALDVDEQMPEQLPDDDPRGPHLGVYQWLTFVQDSLVQVRVRSL; encoded by the coding sequence ATGAACAGCTGGAAGCGGACCGGGCGCGGGGACCGGCTGCGCATCGTGAGCGGATTCTCCGGTGAGGAGGCCGGCGTGCTGCGCGGGCTGTTCACCGAGATCCGCCAGATGCTGGGCAACCGGGCCGCGCAGGCGCCCGAGGACGAGCTGGCCGCCCTGACCGGGATCCGCACCGGCCCGACGAGCCGTCCCACCGACCGGGTCCTGGCCCGGCTGCTGCCCGACTTCACCTCCGAGGACTCCGACCTGGCCGGCGGCCTGCGGTCGCTGCACGAGCCGGAGCTGATCGAGGCCAAGGACGCCGCGGCGAAGCTGGTGCTCGACACGCTGCCCGAGGCCGGGGGACGGGTCGAGCTCGACCTCGACCAGGTCGACTCCTGGCTGGCCGCGCTCAACGACGTCCGTCTCGCGCTGGGCACCGCGCTCGACGTCGACGAGCAGATGCCCGAGCAGCTCCCCGACGACGACCCCCGGGGTCCGCACCTGGGCGTCTACCAGTGGCTGACGTTCGTGCAGGACTCCCTGGTCCAGGTGCGCGTCCGCTCGCTGTGA
- a CDS encoding PE domain-containing protein, with protein sequence MHAHAPAGYRLDPDRLRSLIASLQDMVARLSRTAMELDAAVSASPPGHDEVSLNMYRQLVTMTEQARASIGDRQVRLLAAIAALQAQLRAYEDAERAGAIPV encoded by the coding sequence ATGCACGCCCACGCACCCGCCGGTTACCGCCTCGACCCGGACCGGCTCCGGTCCCTGATCGCCTCGCTGCAGGACATGGTCGCCCGGCTCTCACGGACCGCGATGGAGCTCGACGCCGCCGTCAGCGCGTCCCCGCCCGGGCACGACGAGGTGTCGCTGAACATGTACCGGCAGCTCGTCACGATGACGGAGCAGGCGCGGGCCTCGATCGGTGACCGTCAGGTGCGGCTGCTCGCGGCGATCGCGGCGCTGCAGGCGCAGCTGAGGGCCTACGAGGACGCGGAACGGGCCGGCGCGATCCCGGTATGA
- a CDS encoding DUF3558 family protein: MAVPAGLLCWLVLAAGCSPGEPPAPVPVTAGASPGRNAADDAATVSGAPRVTVPRDPGRLAGCHPSTELLGPGLVVPSTASPTTGAAGSGCSWTGPSPSGTGRGFLLRADVRAAGLDGTHRARDLFRAFRTGEVDGLPSVVTSPEGDPSCSLHVATSDDTSLTVQVGPVPDPCAVATRAASRLLAALPPR; the protein is encoded by the coding sequence GTGGCCGTGCCCGCGGGTCTGCTCTGCTGGCTCGTGCTGGCCGCCGGATGTTCCCCCGGCGAGCCACCGGCCCCGGTACCGGTGACGGCCGGCGCCTCGCCGGGCCGGAATGCGGCGGACGATGCCGCGACGGTGAGCGGCGCTCCGCGTGTCACGGTCCCGCGGGACCCCGGCCGTCTGGCCGGGTGCCACCCGTCGACGGAGCTGCTCGGTCCCGGCCTCGTCGTCCCGTCCACCGCGTCGCCGACGACCGGCGCGGCCGGCTCCGGCTGCTCCTGGACCGGGCCCTCCCCGTCCGGCACCGGGCGCGGCTTCCTGCTGCGCGCCGACGTCCGGGCGGCCGGGCTCGACGGGACCCACCGCGCCCGGGACCTCTTCCGCGCCTTCCGCACCGGTGAGGTGGACGGGCTCCCGTCCGTCGTCACCTCGCCGGAGGGCGACCCGTCGTGCTCGCTGCACGTCGCGACGTCGGACGACACCTCGCTGACGGTGCAGGTCGGGCCCGTGCCGGACCCGTGCGCCGTGGCGACCCGCGCCGCGTCCCGGCTGCTCGCCGCCCTCCCGCCCCGCTGA
- a CDS encoding Mov34/MPN/PAD-1 family protein: MLVLRADLVDEIVAHARREYPLESCGQLVGPEAGDEPGRYVPMTNTDGIESDFAFSPKEDIRLERELDEAGERRIVVVHSHTRVPRRPLTDTGLPEAYPSVKDVEFMGWTPDQHWLIVGLTAADAEPEVRSYRLADGEPAEEEIQVVESYMFAHTGSDDVPDHR; the protein is encoded by the coding sequence GTGCTGGTGCTCCGGGCAGACCTCGTCGACGAGATCGTCGCGCACGCACGTCGTGAGTACCCGCTGGAGTCGTGCGGTCAGCTCGTCGGCCCGGAAGCGGGTGACGAGCCCGGCCGCTACGTCCCGATGACCAACACCGACGGGATCGAGAGCGACTTCGCGTTCTCCCCGAAGGAGGACATCCGGCTCGAGCGTGAGCTCGACGAGGCCGGCGAGCGCCGGATCGTCGTGGTGCACTCGCACACCCGGGTCCCGCGGCGCCCGCTCACCGACACCGGCCTCCCCGAGGCCTACCCGTCGGTGAAGGACGTCGAGTTCATGGGCTGGACCCCCGACCAGCACTGGCTGATCGTCGGCCTGACCGCCGCCGACGCCGAGCCCGAGGTGCGGTCCTACCGTCTCGCCGACGGCGAGCCGGCCGAGGAGGAGATCCAGGTCGTGGAGTCGTACATGTTCGCCCACACCGGCTCCGACGACGTCCCCGACCACCGCTGA
- a CDS encoding MoaD/ThiS family protein — MAVTVSVPTILRTHTDGEKSVEAKGSNVAEVIDDLESRHGGIKERLITDGKLHRFVNIYVDDEDIRFAGGLEAPVQETSTLTILPAVAGGK, encoded by the coding sequence ATGGCCGTCACCGTCTCCGTCCCGACCATCCTGCGCACCCACACCGACGGCGAGAAGTCCGTCGAGGCGAAGGGCAGCAACGTCGCCGAGGTGATCGACGACCTCGAGTCGCGTCACGGCGGCATCAAGGAGCGCCTGATCACCGACGGCAAGCTCCACCGTTTCGTCAACATCTACGTCGACGACGAGGACATCCGGTTCGCCGGCGGCCTCGAGGCCCCCGTCCAGGAGACCTCCACGCTGACCATCCTCCCGGCCGTCGCGGGCGGGAAGTAG
- a CDS encoding PLP-dependent cysteine synthase family protein has translation MARYDSLLQAVGDTPLVGLPSLSPSEDVRIWAKLEDRNPTGSIKDRPALAMIEDAEKQGLLTPGCTILEPTSGNTGISLAMASKLKGYQLVCVMPENTSAERRQLLAMYGAQIISSPAAGGSNQAVAVAKELAAEHSDWVMLYQYGNPANTDAHYRGTGPEILRDLPSVTHFVAGLGTTGTLVGAGRYLREQKPDVQIIAAEPRYGELVYGLRNLEEGFVPELYDASVLTGRFSVGSYDALRRTRQLVEQEGIFAGISSGAILHAAIAAAEKAHKAGETADVVMIVCDGGWKYLSTGAYSGDLGTAAQGIDGQLWA, from the coding sequence ATGGCCCGTTACGACTCGCTGCTCCAAGCGGTCGGGGACACCCCGCTGGTCGGGCTGCCGTCACTGTCGCCGTCCGAGGACGTCCGGATCTGGGCGAAGCTCGAGGACCGCAACCCCACCGGTTCGATCAAGGACCGGCCCGCGCTCGCGATGATCGAGGACGCGGAGAAGCAGGGCCTGCTGACCCCGGGCTGCACGATCCTGGAGCCGACGTCGGGCAACACCGGCATCTCACTGGCCATGGCGTCCAAGCTCAAGGGCTACCAGCTGGTCTGCGTGATGCCGGAGAACACCTCGGCCGAGCGTCGCCAGCTGTTGGCGATGTACGGCGCGCAGATCATCTCCTCGCCGGCCGCGGGCGGCTCGAACCAGGCCGTCGCGGTGGCCAAGGAGCTGGCCGCGGAGCACTCCGACTGGGTGATGCTCTACCAGTACGGCAACCCGGCGAACACCGATGCGCACTACCGCGGCACCGGTCCGGAGATCCTGCGCGACCTGCCGTCGGTGACGCACTTCGTCGCCGGGCTGGGCACCACCGGCACGCTGGTCGGGGCCGGGCGCTACCTGCGCGAGCAGAAGCCCGACGTCCAGATCATCGCGGCCGAGCCGCGCTACGGGGAGCTGGTCTACGGGCTGCGCAACCTGGAGGAGGGGTTCGTCCCCGAGCTCTACGACGCGTCCGTGCTGACCGGCCGGTTCTCGGTCGGCAGCTACGACGCGCTGCGCCGCACCCGCCAGCTCGTCGAGCAGGAGGGCATCTTCGCCGGCATCTCGTCCGGCGCGATCCTGCACGCCGCGATCGCGGCCGCGGAGAAGGCGCACAAGGCGGGCGAGACCGCGGACGTCGTCATGATCGTCTGTGACGGCGGCTGGAAGTACCTGTCCACCGGCGCCTACTCCGGCGACCTGGGCACGGCCGCACAGGGCATCGACGGCCAGCTCTGGGCCTGA
- a CDS encoding alpha-amylase family protein, with protein MDRWIDHAVWWHAYPLGFVGAEAQALPEGTPPEPRLDRFEPWLDYLVELGCSGLALGPVFASETHGYDTVDHFRIDPRLGDDAAFDRLVAACRTRGIRILLDGVFNHVGRSFPQFTRALQDGPESEAGRWFRWNGDEPEAFEGHDKLVSFDHDEPAVRAHVAAVMTHWLDRGVDGWRLDAAYQVPSTFWAAVLPGVRERHPDAWFVGEVIHGDYAAVVAESGLDSVTQYELWKSIWSSLNDGNLHELAWNLSRHEEMLATFTPLTFVGNHDVTRIASRLENPAHLGHAVAVLMTVAGIPAIYAGDEQAFTGVKEEREHGDDAIRPPFPDTPDGLAPFGAATRELHQRLIGLRRRHPWLVDARTTVEHVTDTTIALRSAPREGDGGGLVLLLSVDDAPFRFPDELHGEVQAEAAPTDDPLLLEPHTWRILTG; from the coding sequence ATGGACCGATGGATCGATCATGCGGTGTGGTGGCACGCCTACCCGCTCGGCTTCGTCGGCGCCGAGGCGCAGGCACTGCCCGAGGGCACGCCGCCGGAACCGCGCCTGGACCGGTTCGAGCCCTGGCTGGACTACCTCGTCGAGCTCGGCTGCTCCGGGCTCGCGCTGGGCCCGGTGTTCGCCTCCGAGACCCACGGCTACGACACCGTCGACCACTTCCGGATCGACCCCCGCCTCGGTGACGACGCCGCGTTCGACCGTCTCGTCGCCGCCTGCCGCACCCGCGGGATCCGGATCCTGCTCGACGGCGTGTTCAACCACGTCGGACGCTCGTTCCCGCAGTTCACACGGGCCCTCCAGGACGGGCCGGAGTCCGAGGCGGGCCGATGGTTCCGCTGGAACGGCGACGAGCCCGAGGCCTTCGAGGGCCACGACAAGCTCGTCTCCTTCGACCACGACGAGCCGGCCGTGCGCGCGCACGTCGCCGCCGTCATGACGCACTGGCTCGACCGCGGCGTGGACGGCTGGCGCCTCGACGCCGCCTACCAGGTGCCGTCGACGTTCTGGGCCGCCGTGCTCCCGGGCGTACGGGAGCGGCACCCGGACGCGTGGTTCGTCGGCGAGGTCATCCACGGCGACTACGCGGCGGTCGTCGCCGAGTCGGGCCTGGACTCGGTGACCCAGTACGAGCTGTGGAAGTCGATCTGGAGCTCGCTCAACGACGGCAACCTGCACGAGCTGGCCTGGAACCTGAGCCGGCACGAGGAGATGCTGGCGACGTTCACGCCGCTCACGTTCGTCGGCAACCACGACGTCACCCGCATCGCGAGCCGCCTGGAGAACCCCGCGCACCTCGGACACGCGGTCGCGGTGCTGATGACCGTCGCCGGGATCCCGGCGATCTACGCCGGGGACGAGCAGGCGTTCACCGGCGTCAAGGAGGAGCGCGAGCACGGCGACGACGCGATCCGCCCGCCGTTCCCGGACACCCCCGACGGCCTCGCGCCGTTCGGCGCCGCCACCCGTGAGCTGCACCAGCGCCTGATCGGGCTCCGCCGCCGCCACCCCTGGCTGGTGGACGCCCGCACCACCGTCGAGCACGTCACCGACACCACGATCGCCCTGCGCTCGGCCCCGCGCGAGGGCGACGGCGGAGGCCTGGTCCTGCTGCTCTCGGTGGACGACGCCCCGTTCCGCTTCCCGGACGAGCTGCACGGCGAGGTCCAGGCCGAAGCCGCCCCGACCGACGATCCCCTGCTCCTGGAGCCCCACACCTGGCGGATCCTCACCGGCTGA
- a CDS encoding glycoprotein has translation MTDTVGSNFNQQAKSGGDDGGDIFQNQQQAGAGLGGSNFNQQAKSGGDEVLVGPNGEQVFTDEQGRHFFFDADGDRIFLPEDDGGDIFQNQQQAGAAGLGGSNFNQQAKSGGDDGGGDIFQNQQQSGAGGGGSNFNQQAKSGGGDDGGDIFQNQQQSGAGHGGSNFNQQAKSGGDDDGGDIFQNQQQSGGGHGGSNFNQQAKSGGDDGGGDIFQNQQQSGGGHGGSNFNQQAKSGDDDGGGDIFQNQQQSGAGGGGSNFNQQAKSEGSDHDDAPVETVAHHTEEPTFAPAYEERSFEAESHDSGGSDGSGDHAAAMSHDG, from the coding sequence ATGACCGACACCGTGGGTTCGAACTTCAACCAGCAGGCCAAGTCCGGTGGTGACGACGGCGGCGACATCTTCCAGAACCAGCAGCAGGCCGGCGCCGGGCTGGGCGGGTCGAACTTCAACCAGCAGGCGAAGTCGGGCGGCGACGAGGTCCTGGTCGGCCCGAACGGCGAGCAGGTCTTCACCGACGAGCAGGGGCGCCACTTCTTCTTCGACGCCGACGGCGACCGGATCTTCCTGCCGGAGGACGACGGCGGTGACATCTTCCAGAACCAGCAGCAGGCGGGTGCCGCCGGGCTCGGCGGGAGCAACTTCAACCAGCAGGCGAAGTCCGGTGGTGACGACGGTGGCGGGGACATCTTCCAGAACCAGCAGCAGTCCGGTGCCGGTGGCGGGGGCAGCAACTTCAACCAGCAGGCGAAGTCGGGCGGTGGCGACGACGGCGGGGACATCTTCCAGAACCAGCAGCAGTCGGGCGCCGGCCACGGTGGGTCGAACTTTAACCAGCAGGCGAAGTCCGGTGGTGATGACGACGGCGGGGACATCTTCCAGAACCAGCAGCAGTCGGGCGGCGGCCACGGTGGGTCGAACTTCAACCAGCAGGCGAAGTCCGGTGGTGACGACGGCGGCGGGGACATCTTCCAGAACCAGCAGCAGTCGGGCGGCGGCCACGGCGGGTCCAACTTCAACCAGCAGGCCAAGTCCGGTGACGACGACGGCGGCGGCGACATCTTCCAGAACCAGCAGCAGTCCGGTGCCGGTGGCGGGGGCAGCAACTTCAACCAGCAGGCCAAGTCCGAAGGGAGCGACCACGATGACGCCCCCGTCGAGACCGTCGCCCACCACACCGAGGAGCCGACGTTCGCCCCGGCGTACGAGGAGCGCAGCTTCGAGGCCGAGAGCCACGACAGCGGCGGCTCGGACGGTTCCGGGGACCACGCGGCCGCGATGAGCCACGACGGCTGA
- a CDS encoding dynamin family protein has translation MPATPSAAAKHALETLDMTVKGARAYDREDLADRLRAARRLLEAATVTVHVVGEFKQGKSSLVNALLTAPVCPVDDDIATAVPTEVRYAAELAASASFESAPGSGGPGWTEAISPSDIAAYASESGNPGNTRRLRSVTVGISRQLLSTGLVLIDTPGVGGLGSTANATAMSSLPQSHAVLFVTDASQELTAAELRFLRTVRELCPTLLLVLTKTDLYPQWQRILDLDQGHLRRKGITVDAVAVSSEIRALAAKDADQELNNESGFPELVRRINDVLAGSERIAVDSVVTHLGSALGQMEVAATARRDALLDPENAAELVATLTAAKESADALRERSSKWQLLLNDGFADIASDVDFDLRDRARRAMHEAEAAIDEGDPAKNWEEFEQWFRQRLAGEALENYALFVRRAKEVANTVGEHFDLAESEIVTAREVSAPVELLDTFTVDSAFVEKKAKGAGMAAFQKAYGGFLMFTMLTHMAALAIPAPFGLITGALMGRAGLKDERRRQLEKRRSEAKAAVRRFVDEFQMQVGKDSRDAIRHVQRELRTAWTERVSELQRSAAAGLAAAQESARTGESDVGARERIANDLASLAMLRARLDDLAGHLERVRGEPVTAGEGAPR, from the coding sequence ATGCCCGCAACCCCGAGTGCCGCCGCGAAGCACGCGCTCGAGACCCTCGACATGACCGTCAAGGGCGCCCGTGCCTACGACCGCGAGGACCTGGCCGACCGCCTCCGCGCCGCGCGCAGGCTGCTCGAGGCCGCGACCGTCACCGTGCACGTCGTCGGGGAGTTCAAGCAGGGCAAGAGCTCCCTGGTGAACGCGCTGCTCACGGCGCCCGTCTGCCCGGTCGACGACGACATCGCCACCGCCGTCCCGACCGAGGTCCGCTACGCCGCCGAGCTGGCCGCGAGCGCCAGCTTCGAGTCCGCGCCCGGATCCGGCGGCCCGGGGTGGACCGAGGCGATCTCGCCGTCGGACATCGCCGCCTACGCCTCGGAGTCGGGCAACCCGGGCAACACCCGTCGTCTGCGCTCGGTCACCGTCGGGATCTCGCGCCAGCTGCTCTCCACCGGGCTCGTCCTGATCGACACCCCCGGCGTCGGCGGTCTCGGCTCCACCGCCAACGCGACGGCGATGAGCTCGCTGCCCCAGTCGCACGCGGTGCTGTTCGTGACCGACGCCTCCCAGGAGCTGACGGCGGCGGAGCTGCGGTTCCTGCGCACCGTGCGCGAGCTGTGCCCGACGTTGCTGCTCGTGCTGACCAAGACCGACCTCTACCCGCAGTGGCAGCGGATCCTCGACCTCGACCAGGGCCACCTGCGCCGGAAGGGGATCACGGTCGACGCGGTCGCGGTGTCGTCGGAGATCCGGGCGCTCGCCGCGAAGGACGCGGACCAGGAGCTGAACAACGAGTCCGGCTTCCCGGAGCTGGTCCGCCGGATCAACGACGTGCTCGCCGGCTCCGAGCGGATCGCCGTCGACTCCGTCGTCACGCACCTGGGCTCGGCGCTGGGCCAGATGGAGGTCGCCGCGACGGCCCGTCGCGACGCCCTGCTCGACCCGGAGAACGCGGCCGAGCTGGTCGCGACGCTCACCGCGGCGAAGGAGAGCGCCGACGCGCTGCGCGAACGGTCGTCGAAGTGGCAGCTGCTGCTCAACGACGGGTTCGCCGACATCGCCTCGGACGTCGACTTCGACCTGCGCGACCGCGCCCGCCGCGCGATGCACGAGGCGGAGGCCGCGATCGACGAGGGCGACCCGGCGAAGAACTGGGAGGAGTTCGAGCAGTGGTTCCGCCAGCGCCTGGCCGGTGAGGCGCTGGAGAACTACGCGCTGTTCGTGCGCCGGGCCAAGGAGGTCGCCAACACCGTCGGCGAGCACTTCGACCTGGCCGAGTCCGAGATCGTCACCGCCCGCGAGGTGTCCGCCCCGGTCGAGCTGCTGGACACGTTCACCGTCGACTCCGCGTTCGTGGAGAAGAAGGCCAAGGGCGCCGGGATGGCCGCGTTCCAGAAGGCCTACGGCGGTTTCCTGATGTTCACCATGCTCACGCACATGGCGGCACTCGCCATTCCGGCGCCGTTCGGCCTGATCACCGGTGCCCTGATGGGACGCGCCGGGCTCAAGGACGAGCGGCGGCGTCAGCTGGAGAAACGCCGCAGCGAGGCGAAGGCGGCCGTGCGCCGGTTCGTCGACGAGTTCCAGATGCAGGTCGGCAAGGACTCCCGCGACGCGATCCGGCACGTCCAGCGCGAGCTGCGGACCGCGTGGACCGAGCGGGTCTCGGAGCTGCAGCGCTCCGCGGCGGCCGGGCTGGCCGCCGCGCAGGAGTCCGCGCGCACCGGTGAGTCCGACGTCGGGGCGCGGGAGCGGATCGCGAACGACCTGGCGTCGCTGGCGATGCTGCGCGCCCGCCTCGACGACCTGGCCGGGCACCTGGAGCGGGTGCGCGGCGAGCCGGTGACCGCAGGAGAGGGCGCGCCGCGATGA
- a CDS encoding dynamin family protein — protein MTPAPPTLVNRVRGLVHRACSVYGGGPAMPDLLAAAARLDEPLRVAIAGRIKAGKSTLLNALVGQELAATDAGECTRVVTWYRDGHTYRVGAQLRSGRRLGLPPGPTGGAPDLQGLSADEIDHLMVDWPSPALREMTLIDTPGMDSLTTELSGRTTSTLTPDDDEGPGAVDAVVYLMRHMHATDVSFLEAFRDDPAERRPINTIGVLARADEVGHGRPGALDSAARVAGRYREDPRVRALCQTVLPVAGLLAATAATLREDEFRALGLLAAADDGVADKLLLTANRFVAAGTELDLGPARRAALLERFGLFGVRLSVQLIDSGVATTAGALSRELLHRSGLSPFREALTSRFAGRAEVLKARSALRATESVLRRYPVPAAAALMHELELVTAGAHEFAEIRLLDTLRTGALMLTDAERATAERLLGGEGVAPGTRLGPPPGSTREETLQVAQAALVQWQRRAEHPSSGRDVREACRVLVRTCEGLLLGVLENGLPLQRAVPNTGFVSNGGVATGPGRVADCS, from the coding sequence ATGACCCCGGCACCCCCGACGCTGGTCAACCGCGTCCGCGGGCTCGTGCACCGGGCGTGCAGCGTCTACGGCGGGGGCCCGGCCATGCCGGACCTGCTCGCCGCGGCCGCGCGCCTCGACGAGCCGTTGCGGGTCGCGATCGCCGGACGGATCAAGGCCGGCAAGTCCACGCTGCTCAACGCGCTCGTCGGTCAGGAGCTGGCGGCCACCGACGCGGGGGAGTGCACCCGCGTCGTCACCTGGTACCGCGACGGGCACACCTACCGCGTCGGCGCCCAGCTGCGTTCCGGGCGGCGTCTCGGCCTGCCGCCCGGGCCCACCGGAGGGGCCCCGGACCTGCAGGGCCTCTCCGCCGACGAGATCGACCACCTGATGGTCGACTGGCCGTCCCCGGCGCTGCGCGAGATGACGCTGATCGACACCCCCGGCATGGACTCGCTGACCACCGAGCTGTCCGGGCGCACGACGTCCACCCTGACCCCGGATGACGACGAGGGACCGGGCGCCGTCGACGCCGTCGTCTACCTGATGCGGCACATGCACGCCACCGACGTCTCGTTCCTGGAGGCCTTCCGCGACGACCCGGCCGAACGCCGCCCGATCAACACGATCGGCGTGCTGGCCCGCGCCGACGAGGTCGGGCACGGCCGCCCGGGCGCGCTGGACAGCGCGGCGCGGGTCGCCGGGCGCTACCGCGAGGACCCGCGGGTGCGGGCGCTGTGCCAGACCGTGCTGCCGGTCGCCGGGCTGCTCGCCGCGACCGCGGCGACCCTGCGCGAGGACGAGTTCCGCGCCCTCGGGCTGCTCGCCGCCGCGGACGACGGCGTCGCGGACAAGCTGCTGCTGACGGCGAACCGGTTCGTCGCCGCCGGGACCGAGCTCGACCTGGGCCCGGCGCGGCGGGCGGCGCTGCTCGAGCGGTTCGGGCTGTTCGGGGTGCGGCTGTCGGTGCAGCTGATCGACTCCGGCGTCGCGACGACGGCCGGTGCGCTGTCGCGCGAACTGCTGCACCGCAGCGGCCTGTCCCCGTTCCGGGAGGCGCTGACCAGCCGCTTCGCCGGCCGGGCCGAGGTGCTCAAGGCACGCTCCGCGCTGCGCGCGACCGAGTCGGTGCTGCGCCGCTATCCGGTGCCGGCCGCGGCGGCGCTGATGCACGAGCTGGAGCTGGTGACCGCGGGCGCGCACGAGTTCGCCGAGATCCGGCTGCTGGACACGCTGCGCACCGGCGCGCTGATGCTCACCGACGCCGAGCGGGCCACCGCCGAACGGCTCCTCGGCGGCGAGGGCGTGGCGCCGGGGACACGGCTGGGCCCGCCGCCGGGCAGCACCCGGGAGGAGACGCTGCAGGTCGCGCAGGCGGCGCTGGTGCAGTGGCAGCGCCGGGCCGAGCACCCGTCGTCCGGGCGCGACGTCCGGGAGGCCTGCCGGGTGCTGGTGCGCACCTGCGAGGGGCTGCTGCTGGGCGTGCTGGAGAACGGCCTCCCCCTGCAACGGGCGGTGCCGAACACCGGGTTCGTGAGCAACGGGGGAGTAGCCACCGGCCCCGGTCGAGTAGCGGACTGCTCATGA